From the genome of Treponema peruense:
TGAAAAAGACAAGAAACATCCTTCATTCAATACAAGTGAAAAATATTTTGATTTGAACGCAAAATGGATTGGCAAATAAGAGGTTTACTATGATTTGGCTTATCGGAAGCAAAGGTATGCTCGGAAGCGAAATAGCCCGACAGCTTACCGAAAAACATATTTCCTGGGTGGGAAGTGACCGCGATGTAGATATAAGCGACCCCCAGGCTCTGCTGAACTTTGCAGACAGTCACGACACTTCTGCCGGTTGCACCGGACGCACTGCAAGCAACGGAAAGGTTCCTGAAAAAATTACATGGGTAATCAACTGTGCAGCCTACACTGCCGTAGACAAGGCAGAATCAGATGCGGAACTTGCAAAAATTCTTAACGAAGACGGTCCGCGCAATATTGCCCGTGCCACAAGAAAAATCGGTGCAAAGCTTATCCACATTTCTACTGACTACGTGTTTGACGGAACAGGTTCTGTTCCATATACAGAAACTATGGAAAAAAAGCCTCTGGGCGTGTACGGTGTTACAAAAGCTGCAGGTGAAGATGCTGTAGAAAAGGAAATGACGCAGTATTATATTCTAAGAACAGCGTGGCTTTACGGGTTTGACGGCAAAAACTTTGTCTACACAATGACAAAACTTATGAATGACCGCGATGCCCTTAATGTAGTTTCTGACCAGAAGGGAACTCCGACATGCGCTATGGATCTTGCTGCAGCTATCATTAAAATAATAGAAACTTCTGACAAAGCACCGGGACTTTTTGGAAAAAAATCTGCAATTCCGTATGGAGTGTATCATTTTACAAACCTGGGCGAAACTACGTGGTTCGAATTTGCACGCAGAATTTATGAACTTGGAAAAAGATTCGGACGCATTCAGTCTGACTGTTCAGTTAACCCCTGCACTACAGAAGAATACCCGACTCCGGCAAAACGCCCGGCATATTCTGTTCTTGACAAAAGCAAAATTCAGAATGCACTCAGGATAAAGATTCCGTCATGGGAAGAAAGCCTTGAGAAATTCATCAAAAGCCCGCGCTTTGAAATAAAGTAAGGCTCTAAAATAAACTGTTCTTTGGAGGAATTTATGTCTGACAGAAAACTTAAGAATATACTTGTTACAGGTGGATGCGGATTTATCGGAAGCAATTTCATTAACTATATGTTCGGCCAGAGTGCTACCGGCAGCAGGGAATTTATGGATTCAGGATTTGACGGACGCATCGTTAACGTTGACTGCCTTACATACGCAGGAAATCCAGATAATCTTTCAGGTGTGCAAA
Proteins encoded in this window:
- the rfbD gene encoding dTDP-4-dehydrorhamnose reductase encodes the protein MIWLIGSKGMLGSEIARQLTEKHISWVGSDRDVDISDPQALLNFADSHDTSAGCTGRTASNGKVPEKITWVINCAAYTAVDKAESDAELAKILNEDGPRNIARATRKIGAKLIHISTDYVFDGTGSVPYTETMEKKPLGVYGVTKAAGEDAVEKEMTQYYILRTAWLYGFDGKNFVYTMTKLMNDRDALNVVSDQKGTPTCAMDLAAAIIKIIETSDKAPGLFGKKSAIPYGVYHFTNLGETTWFEFARRIYELGKRFGRIQSDCSVNPCTTEEYPTPAKRPAYSVLDKSKIQNALRIKIPSWEESLEKFIKSPRFEIK